The Polaribacter sp. MED152 region AAAATCGCCAATGTACAAATTTCCAAATTCGTCTGATGTTAAGTCTTCCCAATCTTTATTTTTAGCATCAACATCTAACTCATGTAAAATTTTTCCTTTAGAAGAAATTCTGTAAATATCAGATGAATTTCCTCCATCTTCTAAAATCCAAATAGCGTTAGAATTCTGAATATATTCATTCCCTGAAACCTCTTTTAGAGAATTAGGTAAATCCCCCAACATTTTTAATTGACCAAAATTTTGGCAACTAAAAAACACAAGTAAGCAATTAAGAATAAATAGTTTTTTCATGAAAATGCAATTAAAATAAGATTAAAAAATAGGGTTTGGCTGTTGTATAGAATAGCTAATTACCAGCCTCCAGAAGCGCCTCCTCCACCAAAAGAGCCTCCTCCAAATCCGCCACCAAAACCACCTCCACCAAAAGAACCACCTCCTGATGAGCTACCTCCAAAACCACCACCAAAGCTTCCTCCACCTCTACCAGCGTTGCTTAAAATGATTGTATCGAAAATAGTGTCTGCTAGAGAACCTCGTCTAAAACGTCTTCCTCCTCCTCTGTTGTTTTTATTTCCTCTAGAAATTATGATGAAAAATATAACAATAAGAAGAATAAAAAATACAATTCCAGGGTCAAACCCTTTCTCTTCTTGTATTCTAGTGCCTTTAAACTCACCTTGCAGCGTTTTAAATATGTAATCTGAGCCTTTATCTAAACCTCCATAGAAATCTCCTTTTCTAAATTCAGGAATTATTACTCTTTCTATGATTCTTTTTGATTGAAAATCGGTTAATAAATATTCTACTCCTCTACCAACTTGGATAGCGATTTTTCGATCATTTTTAGCCAATAAAATTATAACTCCATTGTCTTTTTCTGCATCTCCAATTCCCCATTCTTCGCCCCAATTTGCAGCCAAATAATTAATATTCTCACCTTCTGTAGAATTTATAATGGCCACAACAATTTGGGTTGATGTAGTGTCTGAATAGCGAACTAATTTATTCTCTAAATTTGATTTTTGCGACTGCGATAAAAGGTTTACATAATCGTAAACACTAGTTTGAAACTTTGGTTTTTCTGGAATTTGAAATCCTTGAGCAAAGGTTTGTAAGGAAAAAACTATCGCTATAAATATGAACCCCTTTTTACTTAAACCTACTAACTTACTGCTTGCTAAAAACTGCTTATTCAATATCATCCTTTAGAAATCTCATTAGAAAGTTCGTTCTCATCATCTATCTGCCAAGGAAAATGTTCTTTTAGCTCTTCACCTGCTTTTAAAATACCTTCTACCAAACCTTGCTTAAAATTGTTATTTTTAAAATGATTTTGCATAACATCTTTTGTAGCATTCCAAAAATCTGATGGCACAACATTGTTTATACCTTTATCACCATAAATAACAAACTTTTTATCTTTTACTGCAACATAGATTAAAACTGCATTTTCATCTTTTGTATTGTTCATTTTTAACATGTGGAATACCTCCAAAGTTCTATCAAAATGATCTTTGGTTGATGTGGCTTCCATATGAACACGAATTTCTCCAGAAGTATTGGTTTCTGCTGTTCTAATAGCCGCAATAATTTCTTGCTCTTCGTCTTTTGTTAAAAATGCTTCTACTTTAGACATTTAGGCTGCTTTATTAAAATCGAAGTTAACATCTGGTGCATTTTCAGAACCTGGATTTGCTTTATATCTATCCATTTCTTCAAAATTAAACATACCTGCTAACAAAGAGTTTGGAAAAATTTTGATGTGCTTGTTGTACTTATTTACACCTTCATTAAAACGATCTCTTGCTACATTAATTCTATTTTCTGTGCCTTCTAATTGGCTCTGTAATTCTAAAAAGTTTGTGTTTGCTTTTAAATCTGGATAACGTTCTACAGATACTAATAGTTTAGATAAAGCACCACTTAAACCTGCTTGTGCTTGCTGAAATTGTGCCATATTTTCTGCAGTTAAATTACCTGCATCTATAGTTGTAGATGTTGCTTTTGCTCTTGCATTAATAACTTCTGTTAAGGTACTTTTTTCAAAATCTGCAGCTCCTTGTACTGTTTTTACCAAATTACCAATTAAATCATTTCTTCTTTGGTAGGCACTTTCTACATTAGACCAAGTGGTTTTAGCATCTTCTTGTAAAACTACAGCTTCGTTATTAAAACCTTTTGCCCAACTATATATTGCGAATGCTATTACTCCTATAATTATAACCGGAATTAACCATTTTTTCATAATTTCTAATATTTAAATTTTATTTTGATTTGTTTGATTTCTTCAAAAATACTTAATATATCCTACAGTAAAAAAAGACTTTTTAGCTGATAAACTAATTCTATTAACGCTAATGAGATCTTACAAAGAAGTTCCTCCATCTAATGTTATGGTTTGCCCAGTAATAAATTTTGTGTTATCTGAAGCCAACCACACAACTGCATCTGCTATCTCTTCTGCTTTACCATAACGTTTCATAGGTATTACACTTTTTAAAATTGCATCCATTTCTGGCTTTGCATTGATAAGTTGTGTTAACAAAGCAGACTCTGTATACCCAGGACAAACTGCATTTATTCTAATGTTCTTAGTGGCATATTCCATAGCTGCAGACTTTGTCATACCAACCACTGCAAATTTACTGGCACTATAACTAATATTATTAGGTGATGCCTTTAAACCAGCTAAAGAAGCTATATTTACAATATTTCCAAATCCTTGTTCTAAAAACTGGTGCAAAGCAAGCTTCATTCCATAAAAAACACCTGTTTGGTTTACGGCAATAACTCTATCCCAATCTTTTACTAAAGATTCATGAGTTCTTAATAAATGTGGACCAATACCTGCATTATTCACTAAAACATCTAACTGTCCAAATTTGGCAACTGTTTCATGTATTAACCTTTCAAACTCATCAAAAACAGCAACGTTTGCTTTTATAGGTATCGCTTTTCCTCTATTTGTTACAATTTCTTGCACAACTTTTTCTGCACTCTCTAAATTAATGTCTGATACTACTACTGTTGCTCCATGGTTTGCAAAATGCACTGCTGTTGCTTTACCAATGCCTGAACCTGCTCCTGTAACAATTACAATTTTATTTTTTACTTCCATTAGTCTATTGATTTAGTTTTAATTGCTTTTAAAGCCAGTTTACAACATAGTTCTGCTGCCTTGTTTAGGTTTGCAAATCGAGGATCTGTTGTCCAACCTTTAGAATATCGATAATAAATTTGTTGTGCAATCACAGCAATTTTGAACAGACCAAAAACATAATAGAATACTAAGCTTTCTGTTGTTCTTCCTGACTTTTGAATATATTGTTGTGCAATTTCACTTCTTATAGGATTACCTTCAAAAATAGTTGGAGATGGGATGCCTTGTTTCACAAATTCATGATCTGTAGCTACAGTCCAATATCCTAATGAAGTTCCAAGATCCATAAATGGATCTCCTAAGGTAGCCATTTCCCAATCTAAAACTGCAGAAATTTCTTGCCATGAATCATCTTTAAAAACAACATTATCGTATTTAAAATCGTTGTGAATTAAACAATAATTATATGTTTTAGGTTGATTTTTCTGCATCCAATCCATTACCATTTCCGCTTCTGGATATTCATCTGTTTTGGCTTTTAAGTACTGTTTGCCCCAATTTGTAACTTGTCTTTCAACATAGCCTTCTGGCTTTCCTAAACCAGTTAAACCAACTGCATTGTAATCTACATTATGTAATGATATCAAGGTATCTAACCAAGAATTCGCAATTATTTGATAATCTTTTGCTGAAATTTTTCTCTTTTGAGCTTCCTTGTAATTTAAAATGATGCCTTCTACTTTTTCCATAATATAAAAGTCACTTCCTAAAATGGCTTCGTCATTAGAAAATCCATACATTTTTGGAACTTTAGAAAATTGAGAGGCTATGGCCTTTTGAACCTTAAATTCACGCCCCATATCATGCCCTCTTTTTATGGCACCTTTGGGTGGCTTTCTAAGTACAAATTCTTTACCTTCAATTTGTAATAGATAAGTTAAATTAGAATAGCCATGTGTAAATTGCACTACGTTTAAATCGCTTTGAATATCATCAATTAAATTAATTTCTTTCAAATACTTTTTTAAAGGTAGTTCTGGTAATTCTTCTCCTTTTCTTACTTTTTGATTGCTCATGAATTCCCAAATTTTTTGATGCAACTTTTACCTAATTGATACATATGAACTTCATCTGGACCATCTGCTAAACGTAACATTCTTGCAATTGCATAATAATGTGCCAAATACGTATCTGGGCCAACACCTTTTCCTCCTAAAATTTGAATAGCTCTATCTATTATTTTTTGAGCCATGTTTGGTGCTACAATTTTAATCATAGCAATTATATCTTTTGCATGTTTGTTACCAACCTTATCCATCTTATCTGCAGCAGATAGGGTTAACAAGCGTGCTTGTTCTATTTCGCAAGCAGATTTTGCAATTTCATGACGAATACTACTATAATCATAAAACTTTTTACCAAAAGTTTCTCTTTCTAAAGTTCTTTTAGACATCATTTCTAAAGCATATTGGGCCATGCCAACCAATCTCATACAATGATGAATTCTACCAGGACCTAAACGTCCTTGTGCTATTTCGAAACCTCTACCTTCACCTAAAATTAGGTTTTCTTTAGGTACACGAACATCGTTTAATATTATTTCTGCATGTCCTTCAGGTGAGTCATAAAAACCTAGTACAGATAGTGGCCTTACTATTTTTAAACCTGGTATATTCATAGGAACCAACACCATACTTTGTTGCTGATGTCTATGTGCTTCAGGGTTTGTTTTACCCATTACAATAGCTACTTCACAGTGTGGATCCATTGCTCCAGAAGACCACCATTTACGGCCATTTATAACATATTCATCTCCTTCTAGTATTATTGAAGTTTCAATATTTGTAGCGTCTGAAGATGCAACTTGAGGTTCTGTCATTAAAAAAGCAGAACGAATATCTCCGTTCATTAAAGGAGTAAGCCATTTCTTTTTCTGAAATTCACTTCCATATTTCGCCAAAACCTCCATGTTTCCAGTATCTGGGGCAGAGCAGTTAAAAATCTCTGAAATCCAGATTTTTTTTCCCATAATTTCTGCTAATGGTGCATATTCTAAATTGGTTAAACCTGGACTTAATTCTCCATAATCTTTAGGTAAAAATAAGTTCCATAAACCAGCATCTTTTGCTTTTTGCTTTAACATTTCCGTTTTTGGAAAACGTTTCCACATGTTATTCGCATCACTTTGAAAAGCCAAGAATTCCTTTTCTATTGGTACAATATGGGCATCAATAAAAGTGTTTAGTTTTTCTTGTAATTCTATTGATTTCTTTGAGTATTCGAAATTCATAGTTTTTCTATTTTAACCTGCAATCATATAACCACCATCTGCAGTATAAACGCCTCCAGTCATATAATTACCTGCATCTGAAGCTAGTAAACATGCCAAACCTACCATTTCTTCTGGCATTCCCATTCTTGATGATGGTAAAGCTTTTTCTACTTTACTTAGTATTTTTTCATTTTGCCATAAGGCAGCACTAAACTTTGTTTTAATTAAACCAGGACAAATGGCATTTGCTTTTACACCATACTTACCCCATTCTTTAGCCTGATTTTTTGTGAGCATTAAAATAGCAGCTTTACTTGTACTGTAAATACCTAAACCTAAACCTGGAGTTAAAGCTTCTACTGATGCTATATTAATTATACTGCCGTTTTTATTGGTCTGAAAATGTGGTAACACTAAATTTGACAAAGACCAAGGAGCTTTTACATTGACATCCATAATTTTATCAAAAATTTCTGGAGAAACCTCTTCAATTGGCCCAAAAACAGGATTAATAGCTGCATTATTTACCAAAATATCTATTCTACCAAAAGACTCGATTGTCTTATCAACCAAATTTTTTCGTTGGTCTTCTTTTCCTATATGACAAGCAATACCGATGGTATCTAAACCTTGTTCTTTAAATTCTTTTGCAACTTCGTCACAAGCTTCTTGGTTTCTGCTAGAAATAACAACTTGTGCTCCTTGTTCTGCTAAACCTTTAGCAATAGCTTTACCTATACCTTTACTTGAACCTGTAATAACAGCAACTTTTCCTGATAAATTAAATTGATCTTTACTATGCATTATATAATGTATTCTTTTTCATTTTTAATTGTTATAACTTCATTATTCATTAATGATTCAGCTAAAGAATTGGTTTTAGGTAACTCATATTTAAAGTAAAATTTCATGGTATGAATTTTACTCTCATAAAACGTTTCTGTGTATTTTTTATCGTTATTACTTAAAGATTTTTTAGCATCAACAGCCATTTCTAACCACAACCAACTTAACACAACAATACTCATATATTCCATAAATAAATTGGCATCTGCTAAATAACGTTCATAATTACCTTTCATAGCAAAAGGCATTAAATGACCAAGAATTTTTTGGGAGAGTTCTAATTTATCGCCTAAAATTTTAGCATATACTTTAAGATCTTCATCATTGCTTGCTGCAATAATAGTTTTTACTATTTCTGCAGATAATAATTCTAATCCTTTACCATTTTGCATAGGCACTTTTCTACCTAATAAATCTTGAGATTGAATACCTGTTGTACCTTCATATAAAGCAGAAATTCGAATATCTCTATAATATTGTTGCAGGGTAAAATCGGTACAAAAACCATAACCTCCCAATACTTGCAAGCCATTATCTACAGATTCTGCACCTGCTTCTGATGGATATGTTTTTACAATAGGAATAATCATTTCTAACAATAAATGATACTTTTCTTTTTCCTCTTTTGAAGTGGCTGTTGTTAATATATCTTGATATTTAGAGGCCAATAAAACTAAGCTTAAAGAACCTTCTACAATAGATTTTTGGAGCAATAACATTCGTCTAACATCTGGATGTTCTATAATAAGACTTTGCTTTTCAGTAGGGTTTTTCTTACCATCTGCAGATAACTTTCTTCCTTGTGGTCTTTCATTCGCATATTGTAAAGAAGTTCTATATGCAGCCATTGCAATTGCTGCTGCACCTCTACCTACTGCAATTCTAGCACCATTCATCATTAAAAACATTTGGGCTAAACCTTTGTGTTCTTGACCAACTAACCAACCTCTACAATCATCAGAATCTCCAAAACCTAAATGCGTAGTGCAATATCCTTTTTGGCCCATTTTCTGAAAATCGGCTACAGTCATTACATCATTATATTCTAAAGTTCCATCTTCTTTTAACCTGTTTTTTGGTACTACAAATAATGAGATTCCTTTAGTGCCTTTAGGAGCGCCTTCAATTCTTGCCAAAACTAAATGCACAATATTTTCTGCACCATTGTAATCGCCTCCAGAAATAAATATTTTTTGTCCTGTTATTTTGTAATAACCATCATTAGTTGGTGTGGCTTTAGTAACAACATCAGATAAAGAACTACCTGCTTGCGGTTCTGTTAAACACATGGTACCACCCCAAACTCCAGCCAACATATTTGGCACATATTTATCCTTTAAAACTTGCGAACCAAACTCTATAATTAATTCTGCAGCACCTAATGTTAAACTAGGATAACCAGGTAAGTGATTATTGGCTGCATCCATAATATACACTGCTGCCTGAAATGCAGAAATTGGCATTTGTAAACCACCATCATCATAATCGAAACAAGCAGAAATAATACCCATTTCTCCTGATTGATGCATTACTTCTTGAACTTGTTCGTGAACAATAACAGTTCCATCTTTATGATATGCAGGATTTGCATCCATCTCTTGAAAGTAAGGATACATTTCTCTATCAGAAAAGTCTTTTACAGAATCTATAAATAGATTTAAAGATTCCATATCATGTTCTTGGAATCTTTCTCTTGAAAGTAAATCTTCTAATTTGTGAATATCATAAAGTATGTATTTCAATGTTTCTAAATCTACATACTTTTTTGACATAATTTTGAGGTTTTATTTAAATGTACTGCTATAAATTAGCAAATACGTAATTTCATACTTCCCAAATATAGGGAAAATTACTATGCATGCATAATATAAAAACAGGTAAAATATATTGGCATATTTAAATAAGAACGTCTTACAAAAAGTAATTAAAGTGAGTTCTTTATTTTTAGCAATTCTGCTTTTACAGCTTCTAGTCTGCTAATAACCTCATGCTTATTGAAAGTGCTTTCTGGGTTCTTTTTAAGCTGCTGTTTTGCCCCTTCTAAGGTGAAGCCTCTTTCCTTAACTAAATTAAAGATAAGTTTAAAGTTATGAATATCATCTTGCGTAAAAAGTCTATTTCCTTTTTTATTTTTCTTTGGTTTGATGATATCAAACTCCTTTTCCCAAAACCGAATTAATGAGGTGTTTACATCAAAAGCAGATGCAACTTCGCCAATCTTATAATATCTTTTTTCGGGTAAATCTATATACATAAAATAGGCCTAAATTAATCGTAAGATTGACTTTCTTCTGAGGTTTGCTGCAAGTTTGCAAACTCTTCTAAGGTTAAATCTCCATAATAAAAGTTTATCGGATTTAAAGCCACATCATTTTTATGAACCTCATAATGCAAGTGTGGAGCTACAGATAAACCTGTGTTACCAACATAACCAATTAAGTCTCCTCTTTTTATAGTTTCTCCTCTTTTTACTACCATTTTGCTTAAGTGAGCATAAATGGTTTTATAACCATAACCATGATCTATGTAAATTACTTTACCAAATGTAGAGCTTCTTTGGGCTCTATAGATTTTTCCATTTCCTGAGGCGTAAACAGGTGTGCCTTTTGGAGCTGTAAAATCCATTCCTTTATGAAACTTATTGATTTTTAAAATAGGATGCATTCTCATTTTATACCCAGAAGCCACATAAAAATCACCTTTTTTAACAGGTAAAATAGCTGGTATTGAAGCCAACATTTCTTCCTTTTCTTTTGCTAATGCAACTATTTCATCTAAAGATTTAGATTGCACCACCATTTGTTTAGATAAGATATCAACTTCTTTAGTTAGATTTTTAATTAGTTCAGAATTTTCAAATCCGTCTAAGTTTTTATATCGATTTACACCACCAAAACCTGCTTTTCTTTGTTCTTCAGGTATTGGGTTTGCCTCAAAATAACTTCTATAAATATTATTATCTCGTTCTTGAAGCTGAGATAATATAGAAGCACTTTCTTCTAATCTCTTATTAATTAACTCGTAATGAAACTTTAAGTTTTCTAATTCTCTTTTTTGAGCACGTTCTGAAGGAGAAGTAATTATTTGACTAAAGCCAATAAAACCAATGAACGCAATAAGAATCACACCTAAAAAGCTAAATAATATTTTACGATAATAATCGCTCTTCTTTACAGCAATTTTTCTGTAAGAAAGCGTATCCTCATCATAATAATATTTTACTTTTGCCATATTGTGAAATATACTATTTTTGTGTTTGTATTACAGATTTCTTGGAAAACTTTTCAATACAAGAACTCACAAATTTACGAAATGTTTTACAACTGCTTTTTTAGGGCAGTTATTTTAAAAATATATTAACATAATCCAACTTGTTGGAAACTTCTTTTTTATGAAATCTCAAGATATTCGCGCTACTTTTTTAGACTTTTTTCAGAAAAAATCACACTTGGTAGTTCCTTCTGCACCAATGGTTACAAAAGATGATCCAACATTGATGTTTGTAAATTCTGGAATGGCGCCTTTCAAAGAATATTTTCTTGGGAATGCAACTCCGAAAAAGAATAGAATTACAGATTCGCAAAAATGTTTACGTGTTTCAGGTAAACATAATGATTTAGAAGAAGTTGGGTATGATACCTATCATCATACATTATTTGAAATGTTAGGAAATTGGTCTTTTGGAGATTACTTTAAGAAAGAAGCAATTGCTTGGGCTTGGGAGTTATTGACAGAAGTTTATAAGATCGATAAAGATATTCTTTACGTAACTGTTTTTGAAGGTTCAGAAGATGCAGACCAACTAAACATGGATACTGAAGCCTATGATATTTGGAAAGAATATATAGCTGAAGATAGAATATTAAAAGGAAATAAGAAGGACAATTTTTGGGAAATGGGAGAACAAGGACCTTGTGGACCATGTTCTGAAATTCATGTTGATATTCGTTCTGCAGAAGAAAAAGCAAAGCTTGATGGACGTACTTTAATTAATGAAGACCATCCTCAAGTTGTAGAGATTTGGAACCTTGTTTTTATGCAGTACAATCGTAAAGCAAATGGTACTTTAGAAGAATTACCAAACAAGCATATAGATACTGGAATGGGATTTGAACGTTTATGTATGGTATTACAAAACGTACAATCTAATTATGATACTGATGTTTTTACACCAATTATTAGAGAAATTGGTACAATTACCAACACTTCTTATGGTAAAAATGAAAAACAAGATATTGCAACAAGAGTAATTTCAGATCATGTTAGAGCTGTTGCATTTTCTATAGCAGATGGTCAGTTACCTAGTAATACAGGAGCTGGTTATGTTATTCGTAGAATTTTACGAAGAGCTGTAAGATATGGTTTCACA contains the following coding sequences:
- a CDS encoding LemA family protein; this translates as MKKWLIPVIIIGVIAFAIYSWAKGFNNEAVVLQEDAKTTWSNVESAYQRRNDLIGNLVKTVQGAADFEKSTLTEVINARAKATSTTIDAGNLTAENMAQFQQAQAGLSGALSKLLVSVERYPDLKANTNFLELQSQLEGTENRINVARDRFNEGVNKYNKHIKIFPNSLLAGMFNFEEMDRYKANPGSENAPDVNFDFNKAA
- a CDS encoding TPM domain-containing protein, which translates into the protein MSKVEAFLTKDEEQEIIAAIRTAETNTSGEIRVHMEATSTKDHFDRTLEVFHMLKMNNTKDENAVLIYVAVKDKKFVIYGDKGINNVVPSDFWNATKDVMQNHFKNNNFKQGLVEGILKAGEELKEHFPWQIDDENELSNEISKG
- a CDS encoding M23 family metallopeptidase — protein: MAKVKYYYDEDTLSYRKIAVKKSDYYRKILFSFLGVILIAFIGFIGFSQIITSPSERAQKRELENLKFHYELINKRLEESASILSQLQERDNNIYRSYFEANPIPEEQRKAGFGGVNRYKNLDGFENSELIKNLTKEVDILSKQMVVQSKSLDEIVALAKEKEEMLASIPAILPVKKGDFYVASGYKMRMHPILKINKFHKGMDFTAPKGTPVYASGNGKIYRAQRSSTFGKVIYIDHGYGYKTIYAHLSKMVVKRGETIKRGDLIGYVGNTGLSVAPHLHYEVHKNDVALNPINFYYGDLTLEEFANLQQTSEESQSYD
- a CDS encoding YgcG family protein — its product is MILNKQFLASSKLVGLSKKGFIFIAIVFSLQTFAQGFQIPEKPKFQTSVYDYVNLLSQSQKSNLENKLVRYSDTTSTQIVVAIINSTEGENINYLAANWGEEWGIGDAEKDNGVIILLAKNDRKIAIQVGRGVEYLLTDFQSKRIIERVIIPEFRKGDFYGGLDKGSDYIFKTLQGEFKGTRIQEEKGFDPGIVFFILLIVIFFIIISRGNKNNRGGGRRFRRGSLADTIFDTIILSNAGRGGGSFGGGFGGSSSGGGSFGGGGFGGGFGGGSFGGGGASGGW
- a CDS encoding phosphotransferase family protein, which gives rise to MSNQKVRKGEELPELPLKKYLKEINLIDDIQSDLNVVQFTHGYSNLTYLLQIEGKEFVLRKPPKGAIKRGHDMGREFKVQKAIASQFSKVPKMYGFSNDEAILGSDFYIMEKVEGIILNYKEAQKRKISAKDYQIIANSWLDTLISLHNVDYNAVGLTGLGKPEGYVERQVTNWGKQYLKAKTDEYPEAEMVMDWMQKNQPKTYNYCLIHNDFKYDNVVFKDDSWQEISAVLDWEMATLGDPFMDLGTSLGYWTVATDHEFVKQGIPSPTIFEGNPIRSEIAQQYIQKSGRTTESLVFYYVFGLFKIAVIAQQIYYRYSKGWTTDPRFANLNKAAELCCKLALKAIKTKSID
- a CDS encoding MerR family transcriptional regulator; the protein is MYIDLPEKRYYKIGEVASAFDVNTSLIRFWEKEFDIIKPKKNKKGNRLFTQDDIHNFKLIFNLVKERGFTLEGAKQQLKKNPESTFNKHEVISRLEAVKAELLKIKNSL
- a CDS encoding SDR family NAD(P)-dependent oxidoreductase, translated to MHSKDQFNLSGKVAVITGSSKGIGKAIAKGLAEQGAQVVISSRNQEACDEVAKEFKEQGLDTIGIACHIGKEDQRKNLVDKTIESFGRIDILVNNAAINPVFGPIEEVSPEIFDKIMDVNVKAPWSLSNLVLPHFQTNKNGSIINIASVEALTPGLGLGIYSTSKAAILMLTKNQAKEWGKYGVKANAICPGLIKTKFSAALWQNEKILSKVEKALPSSRMGMPEEMVGLACLLASDAGNYMTGGVYTADGGYMIAG
- a CDS encoding acyl-CoA dehydrogenase, with translation MSKKYVDLETLKYILYDIHKLEDLLSRERFQEHDMESLNLFIDSVKDFSDREMYPYFQEMDANPAYHKDGTVIVHEQVQEVMHQSGEMGIISACFDYDDGGLQMPISAFQAAVYIMDAANNHLPGYPSLTLGAAELIIEFGSQVLKDKYVPNMLAGVWGGTMCLTEPQAGSSLSDVVTKATPTNDGYYKITGQKIFISGGDYNGAENIVHLVLARIEGAPKGTKGISLFVVPKNRLKEDGTLEYNDVMTVADFQKMGQKGYCTTHLGFGDSDDCRGWLVGQEHKGLAQMFLMMNGARIAVGRGAAAIAMAAYRTSLQYANERPQGRKLSADGKKNPTEKQSLIIEHPDVRRMLLLQKSIVEGSLSLVLLASKYQDILTTATSKEEKEKYHLLLEMIIPIVKTYPSEAGAESVDNGLQVLGGYGFCTDFTLQQYYRDIRISALYEGTTGIQSQDLLGRKVPMQNGKGLELLSAEIVKTIIAASNDEDLKVYAKILGDKLELSQKILGHLMPFAMKGNYERYLADANLFMEYMSIVVLSWLWLEMAVDAKKSLSNNDKKYTETFYESKIHTMKFYFKYELPKTNSLAESLMNNEVITIKNEKEYII
- a CDS encoding SDR family NAD(P)-dependent oxidoreductase; translation: MEVKNKIVIVTGAGSGIGKATAVHFANHGATVVVSDINLESAEKVVQEIVTNRGKAIPIKANVAVFDEFERLIHETVAKFGQLDVLVNNAGIGPHLLRTHESLVKDWDRVIAVNQTGVFYGMKLALHQFLEQGFGNIVNIASLAGLKASPNNISYSASKFAVVGMTKSAAMEYATKNIRINAVCPGYTESALLTQLINAKPEMDAILKSVIPMKRYGKAEEIADAVVWLASDNTKFITGQTITLDGGTSL
- a CDS encoding acyl-CoA dehydrogenase family protein encodes the protein MNFEYSKKSIELQEKLNTFIDAHIVPIEKEFLAFQSDANNMWKRFPKTEMLKQKAKDAGLWNLFLPKDYGELSPGLTNLEYAPLAEIMGKKIWISEIFNCSAPDTGNMEVLAKYGSEFQKKKWLTPLMNGDIRSAFLMTEPQVASSDATNIETSIILEGDEYVINGRKWWSSGAMDPHCEVAIVMGKTNPEAHRHQQQSMVLVPMNIPGLKIVRPLSVLGFYDSPEGHAEIILNDVRVPKENLILGEGRGFEIAQGRLGPGRIHHCMRLVGMAQYALEMMSKRTLERETFGKKFYDYSSIRHEIAKSACEIEQARLLTLSAADKMDKVGNKHAKDIIAMIKIVAPNMAQKIIDRAIQILGGKGVGPDTYLAHYYAIARMLRLADGPDEVHMYQLGKSCIKKFGNS